The Haloarchaeobius amylolyticus genome window below encodes:
- a CDS encoding pyridoxal phosphate-dependent aminotransferase: protein MFPTIEYLEWIAGKPEAATHDLGSSDLRGTFQHQRGPIPGRLAGLDDPPPERDLDRQLADCYGVDESNVLVTAGATMANFVAIATAIQQAGDTGDASGPQVLVEKPGYEPLRASARALGGRVDRFLRPPEDGYPLVPGRVEAALMDDAGLVVTTNRHNPSGEFTAVETVAETARAADDYGARVLVDEVYAPYVTDLTTDGPFGAPTAAGVENTVVTGSLTKFMGLGGLRVGWLLADADFVEAARSVAWHLPALAEPSVALAARALEHREELVPAQRDLLAANHELLAGFVAERDDLAGEIPPGSSFGFVEHASVGGDDLAARAWEEYDLLVVPGRFFDRPEAVRLSLGRSAGHCEEALAVFGDLLDTLS from the coding sequence ATGTTCCCGACCATCGAGTACCTGGAGTGGATCGCGGGCAAGCCCGAGGCCGCAACCCACGACCTCGGGTCGAGCGACCTCCGCGGCACCTTCCAGCACCAGCGCGGGCCGATCCCGGGCCGGCTGGCCGGACTGGACGACCCGCCGCCGGAACGGGACCTCGACCGCCAGCTGGCCGACTGCTACGGGGTCGACGAGTCGAACGTGCTGGTCACCGCCGGGGCGACCATGGCCAACTTCGTCGCCATCGCGACCGCCATCCAGCAGGCAGGCGACACCGGTGACGCGTCCGGTCCGCAGGTGCTCGTCGAGAAGCCGGGGTACGAACCGCTCCGGGCGAGCGCGCGGGCGCTCGGCGGCCGGGTCGACCGGTTCCTCCGCCCGCCCGAGGACGGCTATCCGCTCGTCCCCGGCCGCGTCGAGGCCGCCCTGATGGACGACGCGGGGCTCGTCGTCACGACCAACCGGCACAACCCCTCCGGCGAGTTCACCGCGGTCGAGACGGTCGCCGAGACCGCCCGCGCCGCCGACGACTACGGTGCCCGGGTACTCGTCGACGAGGTGTACGCCCCCTACGTCACCGACCTGACGACCGACGGGCCCTTCGGAGCCCCGACGGCCGCCGGCGTCGAGAACACGGTCGTCACCGGCTCGCTGACCAAGTTCATGGGACTTGGTGGCCTGCGCGTCGGCTGGCTCCTCGCCGACGCCGACTTCGTCGAGGCGGCCCGGTCGGTCGCGTGGCACCTGCCGGCGCTCGCCGAACCGAGCGTCGCCCTCGCGGCGCGGGCGCTCGAGCACCGCGAGGAACTCGTCCCGGCCCAGCGCGACCTGCTCGCGGCGAACCACGAACTGCTCGCCGGCTTCGTCGCCGAACGCGACGACCTCGCGGGCGAGATTCCCCCCGGCTCGTCGTTCGGGTTCGTCGAACACGCGTCGGTCGGCGGCGACGACCTCGCGGCCCGGGCGTGGGAGGAGTACGACCTGCTGGTCGTCCCCGGCCGGTTCTTCGACCGGCCCGAGGCGGTCCGGCTCAGCCTCGGCCGGTCGGCCGGCCACTGCGAGGAGGCCCTGGCCGTGTTCGGCGACCTGCTCGACACCCTGTCGTGA
- a CDS encoding DUF7504 family protein codes for MPRTTEPDPLAVDAGTQALVLISSLRSPLTLLPGSAFENLLVVSTTRSPAKVEQLVRERGGDPNRVGVVPVSGSPVDYDGPMWTASVVHPNDLSGIDQRFARGMNYVKPGEGWVVFDNVNVLLMYAELSGVYQLVESAAARTRDRRASGAFALVRDAVGDSTYERFREIFDTELDERGRES; via the coding sequence ATGCCGAGGACGACTGAGCCCGACCCGCTGGCGGTCGACGCCGGCACCCAGGCGCTCGTGCTCATCTCGTCGCTGCGGTCGCCACTCACGCTGCTGCCCGGGTCGGCGTTCGAGAACCTGCTGGTCGTCTCGACGACGCGCTCGCCGGCGAAGGTCGAACAGCTCGTCCGCGAGCGCGGCGGCGACCCGAACAGGGTCGGCGTCGTCCCGGTCTCCGGGTCGCCGGTCGACTACGACGGCCCGATGTGGACCGCCTCGGTCGTCCACCCGAACGACCTGAGCGGCATCGACCAGCGGTTCGCACGGGGGATGAACTACGTCAAACCAGGCGAGGGCTGGGTGGTCTTCGACAACGTGAACGTCCTGTTGATGTACGCGGAACTCTCGGGCGTCTACCAGCTGGTCGAGTCGGCCGCGGCTCGGACCCGCGACCGGCGGGCCAGCGGCGCGTTCGCACTGGTCCGCGATGCCGTCGGGGACTCGACCTACGAGCGGTTCAGGGAGATATTCGACACCGAACTCGACGAGCGCGGACGGGAGTCATGA
- a CDS encoding YbaK/EbsC family protein, with protein sequence MHESAAEFVAQARDRYGFVPDVTEFPEGTKTAADAADAIGCDVAQIGSSIVLVADGEVVVSVTSGANRVDTDRLAELVGAESARMAQPDEVKEATGWSIGGVPPFCHETDLPVYLDETLTEFETVWVASGTPTTVFPIVPDELLEYSGATVADVAE encoded by the coding sequence ATGCACGAGAGCGCCGCCGAGTTCGTCGCACAGGCCCGCGACCGCTACGGGTTCGTCCCGGACGTGACCGAGTTCCCGGAGGGGACGAAGACCGCCGCCGACGCGGCCGACGCCATCGGCTGCGACGTGGCCCAGATCGGCAGCAGCATCGTCCTCGTCGCCGACGGCGAGGTCGTCGTGAGCGTCACCTCGGGCGCGAACCGGGTCGACACCGACAGACTGGCCGAACTCGTGGGGGCCGAGTCGGCCCGGATGGCACAACCCGACGAGGTGAAGGAGGCGACGGGCTGGAGCATCGGCGGGGTCCCGCCGTTCTGCCACGAGACCGACCTGCCGGTGTACCTCGACGAGACGCTGACCGAGTTCGAGACCGTGTGGGTCGCCTCGGGCACCCCGACGACCGTCTTCCCCATCGTACCCGACGAGTTGCTGGAGTATTCGGGCGCGACGGTGGCCGACGTGGCGGAGTGA
- a CDS encoding phosphotransacetylase family protein, translating to MKSLLVTANAESTGKTAITLALASIAKERDGSVGYMKPKGTRLQSNVGKTLDEDPMLAKELLGLDAEMHELEPVVYSPTFIQQVVRGREDADEVRERIRDAYDNLAAEYDQLFLEGGGLSTGNILDIADGDIAELVDAEVLLVCSYERINDVDEVLAAVDDVGKDRLRGVVFNRVADGVYEELEDDVVPFLEKQGVPVVGIVPREKHLAGVTVQELADELGADVLTDVPMDGFVERFSVGAMGADAALRGFRRTKDAAVITGGDRADIQSAALEAPGVKCLILTGGHRPSGAVLGKAAEKGVPIMVVQANTITTVERAEDVVRVGRTRDEETVDTMVEMLRNHADVDALL from the coding sequence ATGAAATCGTTACTCGTCACCGCGAACGCAGAGAGCACCGGCAAGACAGCAATCACCCTGGCCCTCGCCAGCATCGCCAAGGAGCGCGACGGCAGCGTCGGCTACATGAAACCGAAGGGCACGCGCCTGCAGTCGAACGTCGGCAAGACGCTCGACGAGGACCCGATGCTCGCGAAGGAGCTGCTGGGCCTCGACGCCGAGATGCACGAACTCGAGCCCGTCGTCTACTCGCCGACGTTCATCCAGCAGGTCGTCCGCGGCCGGGAGGACGCCGACGAGGTGCGCGAGCGCATCCGCGACGCCTACGACAACCTCGCCGCCGAGTACGACCAGCTGTTCCTCGAGGGCGGCGGCCTGAGCACGGGGAACATCCTCGACATCGCCGACGGCGACATCGCCGAACTCGTCGACGCCGAGGTCCTGCTCGTCTGCAGCTACGAGCGCATCAACGACGTCGACGAGGTGCTGGCGGCGGTCGACGACGTGGGCAAAGACCGGCTCCGGGGCGTCGTCTTCAACCGCGTCGCCGACGGGGTCTACGAGGAACTGGAGGACGACGTGGTCCCGTTCCTCGAGAAGCAGGGCGTCCCCGTCGTCGGCATCGTCCCGCGCGAGAAGCACCTCGCCGGCGTCACGGTGCAGGAACTCGCCGACGAACTCGGCGCGGACGTGCTGACGGACGTGCCGATGGACGGCTTCGTCGAACGCTTCAGCGTCGGCGCGATGGGGGCCGACGCGGCCCTGCGCGGCTTCCGCCGGACGAAGGACGCCGCCGTCATCACGGGCGGGGACCGCGCCGACATCCAGTCGGCCGCGCTCGAAGCGCCGGGCGTGAAGTGCCTCATCCTCACGGGTGGGCACCGGCCGTCGGGGGCCGTCCTCGGCAAGGCCGCCGAGAAGGGCGTCCCCATCATGGTCGTGCAGGCGAACACCATCACGACGGTCGAGCGCGCCGAGGACGTCGTCCGGGTCGGGCGCACCCGCGACGAGGAGACCGTCGACACGATGGTCGAGATGCTCCGGAACCACGCCGACGTCGACGCGCTGCTCTGA
- the acs gene encoding acetate--CoA ligase alpha subunit, producing MGTLTGLFAPERVAVVGATDREGSVGRAILENLRSFDGDVVAVNPSRDEVLGEPCYDDLQGVPDPVDLAVVVVPAKYAIDVVRDAGEAGVTNVVVITAGFGETGGEGANREQELKAVAEEYDLNLVGPNCLGVMNTGVDMNATFGPEMALPGNISFMSQSGAFITAVLDWANDQNIGFKDVVSLGNKAVLDETDFVRSWGDDPDTDVVLGYLESIQDGREFIEAARDTTDDTPVVVVKSGRTDAGAKAASSHTGAIAGSEAAYEAGLEQAGVLRAESVQELFDSARALSGQPLPETDEVAVITNAGGPGVMATDAIGDSSLSLASFTEDTLDRLKAEMPDEANIYNPVDAIGDADIERFETAIDIVLDDPNVAAAVVVSAPTAVLDYGDLAEVVVDRQADHGKPLLTCLMGGERTGAAAETLREAGIPNYFDPARAVDSIDALARYRRIRDTDYEAATEFDVDREAAREVLEQAKVRDDNRLGVEAMELLDAYGIPTPEGAVVDSPAEAVQTAADIDGPVVMKIVSPDILHKSDIGGVKVGVETDDVYDAFEDLITRARNYQPDANILGVQVQEMVDLDEGTETIVGVNRDPQFGPLVLFGLGGIFVEVLEDTTLRVAPVSEPEAREMIDDIQAAPLLRGARGRTPADVDSVVETIQRLSQLVTDFPQILELDINPLVAGPDGVQAVDIRLTVDTEDL from the coding sequence ATGGGAACGTTGACAGGCTTGTTCGCGCCGGAACGGGTCGCCGTGGTCGGGGCGACCGACCGCGAGGGCTCGGTCGGGCGCGCGATACTGGAGAACCTCCGCAGTTTCGACGGGGACGTCGTCGCGGTGAACCCGAGTCGGGACGAAGTACTCGGGGAACCGTGTTACGACGACCTGCAGGGCGTCCCCGACCCCGTCGACCTCGCGGTGGTCGTCGTGCCGGCAAAGTACGCCATCGACGTCGTCCGAGACGCCGGGGAGGCCGGCGTCACGAACGTCGTCGTCATCACCGCCGGGTTCGGCGAGACCGGCGGCGAGGGGGCGAACCGTGAACAGGAGCTGAAGGCGGTCGCCGAGGAGTACGACCTGAACCTCGTCGGGCCGAACTGCCTCGGCGTGATGAACACCGGGGTGGACATGAACGCCACCTTCGGCCCGGAGATGGCCCTGCCGGGCAACATCTCCTTCATGAGCCAGTCCGGCGCGTTCATCACCGCGGTGCTGGACTGGGCGAACGACCAGAACATCGGCTTCAAGGACGTCGTCTCGCTCGGCAACAAGGCGGTGCTGGACGAGACGGACTTCGTCCGGTCGTGGGGGGACGACCCCGACACGGACGTCGTCCTGGGCTACCTCGAGTCCATCCAGGACGGCCGCGAGTTCATCGAGGCGGCCCGCGACACCACCGACGACACGCCGGTCGTCGTGGTCAAGTCCGGGCGGACCGACGCCGGGGCGAAGGCCGCGTCGAGCCACACCGGCGCCATCGCCGGCAGCGAGGCCGCCTACGAGGCCGGCCTCGAACAGGCCGGCGTCCTGCGTGCCGAGTCGGTCCAGGAGCTGTTCGACTCGGCCCGCGCGCTGTCGGGCCAGCCGCTGCCCGAGACCGACGAGGTGGCGGTCATCACGAACGCGGGCGGTCCCGGCGTGATGGCGACCGACGCCATCGGGGACTCCTCGCTCTCGCTCGCCTCGTTCACCGAGGACACCCTCGACCGGCTCAAAGCGGAGATGCCGGACGAGGCGAACATCTACAACCCGGTCGACGCCATCGGGGACGCCGACATCGAGCGCTTCGAGACGGCCATCGACATCGTCCTCGACGACCCGAACGTCGCGGCCGCCGTGGTCGTCAGCGCGCCGACCGCGGTCCTCGACTACGGCGACCTCGCCGAGGTCGTCGTCGACCGACAGGCCGACCACGGGAAACCGCTGCTCACCTGTCTGATGGGCGGGGAGCGCACCGGCGCGGCGGCGGAGACGCTGCGCGAGGCCGGCATCCCGAACTACTTCGACCCGGCCCGCGCCGTCGACAGCATCGACGCGCTGGCGCGCTACCGGCGCATCCGGGACACCGACTACGAGGCCGCGACCGAGTTCGACGTGGACCGCGAAGCCGCCCGCGAGGTGCTGGAGCAGGCGAAGGTCCGCGACGACAACCGCCTCGGCGTGGAGGCGATGGAGCTGCTCGACGCCTACGGCATCCCGACGCCGGAGGGCGCGGTCGTCGACTCGCCGGCAGAGGCGGTCCAGACCGCCGCCGACATCGACGGCCCGGTCGTGATGAAGATCGTCAGCCCCGACATCCTGCACAAGTCCGACATCGGCGGGGTGAAGGTCGGCGTCGAGACCGACGACGTGTACGACGCCTTCGAGGACCTCATCACCCGCGCCCGGAACTACCAGCCGGACGCGAACATCCTGGGCGTGCAGGTCCAGGAGATGGTCGACCTCGACGAAGGGACTGAAACCATCGTCGGGGTCAACCGCGACCCGCAGTTCGGCCCGCTCGTCCTCTTTGGACTGGGCGGCATCTTCGTCGAGGTGCTGGAGGACACGACGCTGCGGGTCGCGCCCGTCTCCGAACCGGAGGCGCGCGAGATGATCGACGACATCCAGGCGGCGCCGCTACTGCGCGGGGCCCGCGGCCGCACCCCGGCCGACGTCGACAGCGTCGTCGAGACCATCCAGCGCCTCTCACAGCTCGTGACCGACTTCCCGCAGATACTGGAACTGGACATCAACCCACTGGTCGCCGGCCCCGACGGGGTCCAGGCGGTCGACATCAGACTCACCGTGGACACGGAGGACCTATGA
- a CDS encoding DHH family phosphoesterase — MSAGVSISSMSKYAILGCGSVGHAVAEELVEQGKDVLIVDRDEGRVEALRDQDLNAQTADIRDEAVAEEVANCDVVLIMASDIESNKAAVQNIREQGGEQFVVVRASDPVSGDELTEMGADVVINPSSVIADAAMRSLESGELEYKANQLAEVLTDTKERVAILTHDSPDPDSIASAAALQAIAEHLGVEADICYLGDIGHQENRAFVNLLGIELLNWADIEEKEVYDTMALVDHAKSGDSLDISVDVIIDHYEPEEDLDAAFLDVRPNMSSTSTIMTKYIQEFDMKVDEAVATALLYGIREETLDFKRDTTPADLTAAAYLYPFANHDLLEQVESPSMSPETLDVLAEAIQNREVQGSHLVSNAGFIRDREALAQAAQHLLNLEGITTTAVFGIADDTIFLAARSKDIRMNIGKVLADAYGDIGEAAGHSTQASAEISLGIFTGIETNDENRDTLLQLTEEAVKRKLFQAMGVESGESGNGS, encoded by the coding sequence ATGAGTGCCGGGGTCAGCATCTCCTCGATGTCGAAGTACGCCATCCTCGGGTGTGGGAGCGTCGGCCACGCCGTCGCCGAAGAACTGGTCGAGCAGGGCAAGGACGTCCTCATCGTCGACCGCGACGAGGGCCGCGTCGAGGCGCTGCGCGACCAGGACCTCAATGCCCAGACCGCCGACATCCGCGACGAGGCCGTCGCCGAGGAGGTCGCCAACTGCGACGTGGTCCTCATCATGGCCTCGGACATCGAGTCGAACAAGGCCGCGGTCCAGAACATCCGCGAGCAGGGCGGCGAGCAGTTCGTCGTCGTGCGGGCCTCTGACCCCGTCTCCGGGGACGAACTCACCGAGATGGGCGCGGACGTGGTCATCAACCCGTCGTCGGTCATCGCCGACGCGGCCATGCGCTCGCTCGAATCCGGCGAACTCGAGTACAAGGCGAACCAGCTCGCGGAGGTCCTCACCGACACCAAAGAGCGCGTCGCCATCCTCACCCACGACAGCCCGGACCCCGACTCCATCGCCTCCGCGGCGGCGCTGCAGGCCATCGCCGAACACCTCGGCGTCGAGGCCGACATCTGCTACCTCGGCGACATCGGCCACCAGGAGAACCGCGCGTTCGTCAACCTGCTCGGCATCGAGTTGCTGAACTGGGCCGACATCGAGGAGAAGGAGGTGTACGACACGATGGCGCTCGTCGACCACGCCAAGAGCGGCGACTCGCTCGACATCTCGGTCGACGTCATCATCGACCACTACGAGCCCGAGGAGGACCTCGACGCGGCGTTCCTCGACGTGCGCCCGAACATGTCCTCGACGTCGACCATCATGACGAAGTACATCCAGGAGTTCGACATGAAGGTCGACGAGGCGGTCGCGACCGCCCTCCTCTACGGAATCCGCGAGGAGACGCTGGACTTCAAGCGCGATACCACCCCGGCGGACCTGACCGCCGCGGCGTACCTCTACCCCTTCGCCAACCACGACCTGCTGGAGCAGGTCGAGTCGCCGTCGATGAGCCCGGAGACGCTGGACGTGCTCGCCGAGGCCATCCAGAACCGCGAGGTCCAGGGCAGTCACCTCGTCTCGAACGCGGGCTTCATCCGCGACCGCGAGGCGCTCGCGCAGGCGGCCCAGCACCTCCTCAACCTCGAGGGCATCACCACGACCGCGGTGTTCGGCATCGCCGACGACACCATCTTCCTCGCGGCACGCTCGAAGGACATCCGGATGAACATCGGCAAGGTGCTCGCCGACGCCTACGGCGACATCGGCGAGGCCGCGGGCCACTCCACCCAGGCCAGCGCGGAGATCTCGCTGGGCATCTTCACGGGCATCGAGACCAACGACGAGAACCGCGATACGCTCTTGCAACTCACCGAGGAGGCGGTGAAGCGGAAACTGTTCCAGGCGATGGGCGTCGAGAGCGGCGAGTCAGGAAACGGTAGCTAG
- a CDS encoding PRC-barrel domain-containing protein, which translates to MDGTPQEITSLVGREVYSNNGVFVGEIEDVRLNIDNRTVTGLALNELNPELFNGRLESGERGVLIPYRWVRAVGDVVLVNDVIERLKKPDQDEEVAA; encoded by the coding sequence ATGGACGGGACACCGCAAGAGATAACGAGCCTCGTCGGTCGCGAGGTCTATTCGAACAACGGCGTCTTCGTTGGGGAGATCGAGGACGTCCGCCTGAACATCGACAACAGAACCGTCACCGGACTCGCGCTGAACGAACTCAATCCCGAACTGTTCAACGGCCGCCTCGAGAGCGGCGAGCGCGGCGTCCTCATCCCGTACCGCTGGGTGCGCGCGGTCGGGGACGTGGTGCTGGTCAACGACGTCATCGAACGCCTGAAGAAGCCGGACCAGGACGAAGAGGTCGCGGCCTGA
- a CDS encoding CNNM domain-containing protein yields the protein MSELLTAVRLLGGFVLLLANGFFVGTEFAMTRVRQFSESEFTGHPGLERAWEMTEELEIYLSGCQVGITVCSIGLGVVAEPALSAAINPLFVAVGLAEPGSHAAVAALTAFALMNFSHVVIGEQAPTYFGVERTKTAAKYGSRPLSLWTKLMSPFIRLADRIAKAILALFGVEMTRSWAEEELEGEEDQLTSRAELRTKMGDVLSRSNLPQERRQEVIAAFEIGETPVSEIMVPIDEAVVLHATDDLETTLERMQEHPHTRFPLVGDGFDDYRGAVYTPAVLRNIEGLRAGKTDLADCTGEPMTIDAGTPVSDAIDQFQEAGEELALVERDGEVVGMLTPTDAWETITGEQTDPLDAS from the coding sequence ATGAGCGAGTTGCTTACAGCCGTCAGACTCCTCGGCGGGTTCGTCCTCCTGCTGGCGAACGGCTTCTTCGTCGGGACCGAGTTCGCGATGACGCGGGTGAGACAGTTCTCCGAGTCGGAGTTCACCGGCCACCCGGGGCTCGAACGTGCCTGGGAGATGACCGAGGAGCTCGAGATATACCTCTCGGGCTGCCAGGTCGGTATCACGGTCTGTTCCATCGGGCTGGGCGTCGTCGCCGAGCCCGCGCTCTCGGCAGCCATCAACCCGCTGTTCGTCGCGGTAGGGCTCGCAGAGCCGGGCTCGCACGCGGCCGTCGCCGCCCTCACCGCCTTCGCGCTGATGAACTTCTCGCACGTCGTCATCGGCGAGCAGGCGCCGACGTACTTCGGGGTCGAGCGCACCAAGACCGCCGCGAAGTACGGCTCGCGACCGCTCTCGCTGTGGACGAAGCTCATGTCGCCGTTCATCCGGCTCGCCGACCGCATCGCGAAGGCCATCCTGGCCCTGTTCGGCGTCGAGATGACGCGCTCGTGGGCCGAGGAGGAACTCGAGGGGGAGGAAGACCAGCTCACCTCCCGTGCGGAGCTCCGGACGAAGATGGGCGACGTGCTGAGCCGGTCCAACCTCCCGCAGGAGCGCCGGCAGGAGGTCATCGCGGCGTTCGAGATCGGCGAGACGCCAGTCAGCGAGATCATGGTCCCCATCGACGAGGCCGTCGTCCTGCACGCGACGGACGACCTTGAGACCACCCTCGAACGCATGCAGGAGCACCCACACACCCGGTTCCCGCTGGTCGGCGACGGCTTCGACGACTACCGCGGGGCCGTCTACACCCCCGCCGTCCTGCGCAACATCGAGGGCCTCCGGGCGGGCAAGACCGACCTCGCCGACTGCACGGGCGAGCCCATGACCATCGACGCCGGGACCCCCGTCTCCGACGCCATCGACCAGTTCCAGGAGGCCGGCGAGGAGCTCGCACTGGTCGAACGCGACGGTGAGGTCGTCGGGATGCTCACACCCACCGACGCCTGGGAGACCATCACCGGCGAGCAGACCGACCCGCTCGACGCGTCATGA